The genomic stretch CGCGGTCGTTGGCTGTTCAGCAACGAGTGCCAGAATCTTTCGGAGCTGAGTGAACCAGAACGACAAGCCCAGATCTTCGCAGTACAGTCCCACAAGGCATTGATGGTCACCCATCCAGGAGAGCATCTGTATCTATGCCTGATGCGGCTTCCCCGAGAGATCCGCGAGATAGTTTACGCAGCCATGTTCGAAAGTCTTCCAGGAAACGTTGCGATTATCAAAGGTATGCGGTATCACGTCCACAGGCCAGGATACGAGCCGGAAAACGACTGACCGCGTGTCCTCCCACCCATCTGCTACGTCAGCTGTCAGTTTTTCGCAGAATCCGTACCCGTTCTCTTGCGAAGCCGCAACATAATAATTAATGGAAGTGGCATAGGAGTGATAGCCTCATTGATGGATCGCGTGCAATCTGGTGATGCCGACCGCGCTGTGTCGAGCTTAACCCTCCTACACCATATCAGATGGCACCTACGAAGTGGGTATGCCGACTCCAAATTCAGTTTCAACTCTTTTAGGGAGACGGACAAGAAAGATTCCAAGTCTCATCATCGTATCTGGGCTGGAGAAGACATTGCCGCTCGGTGCACAGCGCTCCGGCACCTCACTTTGTTTGTTCAGAACTTCAACTTCATCATATCATGCCCTCACAAAGACGAAAACCCCTCGGCCAAGTTACTCAGTCTTATCTCCACCGATCATATTCAGAGGTGTTATCCCCTAGATGCTCTCATGCATTGTCCGGCACtcagagatgtcaacaagcaagtcaagctggcttgattcttatcgattgcagatcacagaccattctctgggacgtgccactgtgcacgagcctctatattgtctgtgatctgcaatcgataagaatcaagccagcttgacttgcttgttgacatctctgccGGCACTTCGATCGTTCAAACTTGTTGCCGTAGGTGACCACTTAATCCCTGATCTTGAATGTAGGGAATGTAGAGGCGGCTCTGACCCTGAAGCCTTTTTCAAACCTCTGGTTGATTGGCTGAAGTCTGAGCTTGCTTCAAAAGCCCCGGGAGTCGCATTTGAGGTGGATTATGTGAGGCGTGTCGATACCGAACTGTTTGTCGGGTTCAAGGAAAGTGTCTGAGCTTGCAATCGAGAAGTCACAGCAAGGCTCTCGGGTCAAAGGAATATTTGTGTTAAAAGAGGCAAGACTGGGGAGACTTTGACACAGCATGCGATTGGAGTGGAGTATAGTCAGAGATTGGGAATACGCCTGTATGGAAGTCACAGCTGGAACGGTAGCTAAATCATATCGGTGAAGGACCGTCAGTGTCTACGTATCATGAGAATGCAACCCTTTGTTAATGTCATCTTCCATTCATAATGTGAAATACGCTACAGTCTGAATAGAGAAGTAGAGGAAACTGTGGGAGAGTAGAAATCGTTTTGCAATGTGAAGGCATTGCCCTTTAAAACATGGATTTGAGAACTTGACGCTGGTATGTAAGAACGACAACGAAGCATCGCTCACTTCAATGTCAGCCGCGTCATAGGCAAAGAATGACGTCTATATACAACAATACAAGAGACATATATTCGAAGCTCGTAGTTATTACCACTTTGTCCCTTTAAGGCGACCTATTGCAATCCTTATAGTAATACAAGAAGAGACGACGAAAAAGACCTGGCCCGCGCTGTTATCGTGCGTTGCTGGCACGGGTTAAACACAACACACGATATATCGGGAAGAGAGCCAGGTCTACAAGAGAAAAGCATGAGAAGTTACACTGGGTCCGTTTCAGATGGGGAATCTCTAGTACTGAACACTAGGACGCAGCTTTCCCTACACCCGCGGGGGAGGGGAGCACCAGCGACCCAGGGCCATATGTGATTAGCGCGACCCGCCGATATCTATACACGCGCACAACGCGCAACGCAATAGACGAAACGACGCGTTTCTCTTCTATGAAATACTAGATACGAGTAGGAGTAGTATACGATAGCTTTTGCTTGATCTCAAGCGTCCAGGCAAAGAACAAGCACAAGCAAGCAAAAGAAGAGCCCAAAATCATTTCAAAACATGCCATTGGCGCATAACATTATCTCATGTCCGCATACCCGACAATCCTATCGCAATCATATACAACCAACTAATCATCTCTCTCACATTACAACTCATAAGAATTTTCTTGCTTTTCCCCATCACTGTGCTGCCATAACCAGCGTGCTCCAGTGTCGCCGTGAAAGAAAAATATAACAACAATCAAAGGAAAGCACCAGCTTTCAGATTTACAACATTTCAAACTTGCACCTCGTTCCTCTCCGCAGGCTCCAAGATGCCTCCACCAGACTGTTCAGCCTTGCTGAAGGTACGGCCTCCAGCACCCATATGCAGCCTGTCGGTATCCACCAAACCATCCTTTTGGAGGCTGGACGGGTCCCAATTGGCGCTGGTAATAGGGTTGACGTGGAGGACGTACATGGTGTCGATTTCCTCGAGCGAGCGACCCTTTGTCTCGATCATGAAGAAGTagacgacgaagaagaggatgaCGAGGGATACGGCGAAGACGAGACCGTAGAAGTAGTCGATTCGGTCGGTGATGAGGGTAGAGCAGAAGGAGATGATGAAGTTGAAGAGCCAGTTGGACGCAGTCTAAAGATAACAGATTAGTATATTGTTTGATGTGAGCTGAGATGCTTTAATGGAAATGGAATAATTTGATGTGATTGAGAAGATGGGGGCACTTACAGCGAGACCCATGCAGGTGGCACGGTATCTTGCCGGATACATTTCTCCAACGATAGCCCACACAAGGGGGCCCCAGGTCGTAGCGAATGCAGCAATGAACAGGCAGGTGAAGACAATCATGATGTTTCCGGCTTGTGGTGTGCTGAGGGGGTTTACGTGATCAAGCTGGTATTGTCCAATGAAAGAATAGATGAAAAGGCAGACGGCCATCCATGCGGCACCAGCCATCATAGCCTTGCGGCGACCGACGTTCTCGACAACCCATAGACCAAAGATGGTTGCTACGACGTTGACAGTTCCGAGGATGATGGAGGTGACGTAAGAGTTGCTGAGACCGGTGGCGGCGAAGATGGTTGTGCCGTAGTAGAAGAAGTAGTTGGCACCAGTAAGTTGCTGACCAGCCTGGAGCACCATTCCGAGAAGAGTGCGGTACAGCATGCGAGGACCGGTGAAGATCTCGTGCCATGGGTGGTCACCACCAGCAGATTCAGCTTCGAGCTTCTCCTGGATCTCGGCAATCTGGGCGTCAATGAAGGGGCTGTAGGGATCTACACCGTTGAGACGAGCCATGTTCTTGCGTGCATCTTCGACGTTGCCCTTGCGGTATGCGTAACGAGGCGACTCGGGAAGGAGGAGGATGGTGCTGCCGAGAATGATGGCCCATAGTGCGGAAAGACCGTTGGGAATACGCCATTGAGCACTGTTGCTGTAATCCTTTTCTGTGCCGTAGTTGACCATGTACGCAGTCCAGATACCCAGTGTGATGAACAGCTGGTATGAGGAAACGGTAGCACCACGGATACGCTTCGGGATGGACTCTGATTGGTACATGGGCACGACGGTCGAAAGAGCTCCGATACCGAGACCAGCAGTGAAACGACCCATGGCGAACTGAACCCAGACATTCTTGCTAGTGATTTCGATAATCACACCGATGATGTAGAAGAAGGCAGAACCGGAGATAGTGAGACGACGACCGAAGGTGTCAGCTAGAGGCGCTGAGCCCAAGCACCCGAAAAGGGTACCGACGCTGGTGAGATGTTAGGCGCGTTTCTCATTAATTGGGGAAAAAGCTTACGCAAGAAGACCGACAATGGCACCAGAGCGTACCGCAGAGAACTTGCCGTTCTCACCGAAGCGGCTCTGGAAATCATCCATCTCAAGGAAACCAGATATCTGTCCAGACTCGTATCCGAACATGAAGCCACCAATACTGGCAACAGCTCCCAGAATGATGGAGATGGCAGGTACTCGGCCCTTGGGCTCGAGGTCTGTGGCCTGCACTGTATCTGAGTTACCCCTGGGAGGAGTGCCTGCAGGAGTGACACTGTCGGGTGTTCCCTTCTCGTGAACATCCTCAGTAGTCTTCTTGTTGAGGAATCGTGATAAGACCGTCATTATGGGCGAAGAGTGAATAAATAAAAATTTGATTAAAAGCGGAGGTAATAGCTGGTCCGCAGCGTGGGGTACACTTCTCAGAGTAAAACGGGCTGGAGAGAAGCTGGAGAAGAGGAGACCAGTGTGGATTCAAAGGAGAAGGCCGGACTGTTTATAAACAACAGAAATATGCGGAGACGGTTTTAGAGGGTCTACTGACAGTGGAGCCCCCGTGGCAGTTTCATCCGCACACCCACATTATCAAGTTTTTCTGGAATAACTTAGGCGTGGAGGCAAAGCAGAAAGGAGACATTGGACAAGTGCCGAGGCCACGGGACGCATGATGACATCGCATCGTCAAGCTGTAACTGTCCACGGGGCAGCCTCTCACGAGAGCGCTTCAGCCGGAAGTCTGCCGGTTGTGAAATTTTCTAATCGCTCAATGTCGGAACGTCGATGGGCGCAGAACGCACGGACGGTGATAGTGCGGCGGTGGGCCCACTGGTAGCATTGCAGAGAGGCAAGGCTCTTCTTTGTTCTGCAGGCGGTGCTTCGGAGGTATTGTACAAGGGGTGATGACATCGTGTCCGACTGATGGGCGGGGTATATTCTTACAGTCTGCATGGCTGGAGAGATGGAGTTCTATGGTTGACTCTATTATGGGCAACCCTTTGCAACCGCGTTACTCGTCTTGAGTTCACGCATCCAGCCAATTGGAGAGTTTGGCACCATCGAATTGGACCCATAACGTATGCAAGGGACATAGACGCGTCTGCGATGCAGGACGAGGCGAACAAGCGTGTCGGGTGACCAAGCCAACTGGGAGGCGAGTTGCGTGCACGGACGTAGCCGTCATCGTTAGTTACCGCAGAGCCTCAATTTGTTGAACGACCATGCTCGGGCTCGGAAGTCTGTCAGCCCGCCAGCGAATCGAAAATTCCTCGGTGACTTATGCAAGCCTGCCAGGTCGCCATGGTTTCTCTATACGGTGCGGCGAGTTGTGTGCTCCTGTAGAAAACGCCACGCCTCGCAGTGTGGGTATGCCTTTGAGAAGATCAGATAGCCAACAAAACAGAGTTGTGGACCTTGCAAGTTCTTTCGCGTGTCTCGGTGATGTCGATAATATTGTATCGGCAGGTTTTCCTATGGACGCCGGTCTTGGCCGACGCACAATGAGGGCTTCATCTCCGACTCCGAGGTTACAGCGCTAGCGGCCCGCAACGCGCTGCAGGGAAGAAAAATCTGATGCACGGTGCCTGAAGAATTCGATAAAAGAGGGCCGCGGTGGAGCACAATGACAGCATCGAGCGATCAATCTTGCGACGTATGCCGATACCCGCGTCTTGGAGAAAAATTGAAACCGGCTAATGTTCGGAGAACCGAGGGGTCACCGGTAGGTGGTACGGCATCGTGTGGGATGTGGGATGATAACGGTCGCGCGGAGGTGGAGAGATCCGTTCACAATGTCTCCAGACAAACTGTTATTGTTAGCCTAAATCCCCATGGGCAACAGCAGACGCATACCGAAAGAGTCGCGTGCATGTGCTGCGTTGCTTTAAGTGAACGTACCGTGATTTGATGAGACATCTCCCAACATCTTGTCAACCACCTGGGAGGATATCACGAGCGAAAGGGTCGCTCAGTTTCGAGTTTGCTAGTAGCGTGTCGCCGGTTTCCTGGGAGAGCCAACCAGTTGTGCCACCCCATGGGGCGCGAGGCCTCTTATACTGTTTACTTCGGACACCTTTATCCCGGCTGTGGAGAAGCTCGACTTCAAGGAGGTGCAGATCCGCCAATGAATGATGTAGTCCCGTGACGAAAGAGCCGACAGCCGTTCTTTTTGCCTAATGTACCGCCTCCTTTGACACTGCCGTGACTACATGCTTGAGTCGTTCATCGCCAAAGCTGCCGCTTGTCGGGTGGCATGCTTGTTCGGGTAAGGGTCGGGCCTACCCCAGTGCGGCTCGATGTCGCCGTGAATGTCACATTGGAGCCGCGAAAGTGACATGGCTGCGAGCGCGATGTGCTCTGTGTGAACTGCAGCATCGAAAAAATTCGTGGAGTAAAAAGATTACTGTCCAAATGCGACCAAAGACGAGTGCGCGCGGAATCTGTCTTGCACTTGGATGGGGCGGACGGGGTGTGGAGAAGGGAGTTCTGGGGTAATGCGGATGACTTAGCGCCGAGTGTCGCTAATTACGAACTGGGTGGGTTAGCCAACATGTACCCGTCCATCGCACTTCCGAGAATCGCATCTGTGGAAAGTGACTATAGAAAGCCGATGACCTTCCCTCTCCGTGTTATCAGTGTTGCTTTTCTGGGACTGACGTCACTCTTACAGCTGCATTCTTAGGTAGTCTCTCGTGGTTATCAACTGTTTTATGAAAAAATATCATAGCCCAGGAGTAGACATAGTGTCGTTTTCGATTTTAAAGATGATTGGCAAATATTTGTATACATCTAGTATACTCAAAGAGAAACCTTGGCTGCTCTTGTAACGCCCAGATATACTCATGGCCTAGCATCATCCCCTCCCATATCTCCCCAGCAGACTCAAGAGTCGCTAGTAACACCCTCTGAGATCCCTTACATCTGTACGCACCCTACACTCACTCAAATCCCATTCGTATACCACTCGTGAATCTGCTCGGCCCACTCTTTGAAATAACTCTCCTTCTTCAAATCCGAGCACTCCAGCTCTTCCTCGTTGAGCTGCTGTAGCGGATACACCCGTAAGTTATCAGGTATATGCTGCCATTCCTCTGCCGTGGATAGAAGGAGTTTAAAGATTCTCACATTGCTTGCCACTTCCTTGTCAAAGTGAGGGTCCATGGTGAACGGCAGCGGACGATCCCGTAAAACACGCTGTAATGCCGCACCCTGGGCTAGCATAGCGCGCATTCCTAGTCGAAACTCGAGGATATCGGCAAGAACATGTACCTTCGAGTCTGGGTTTAGATGGCACAGCCATATTGAAACTTGGATATATGTATCTTGGGGAAAGCGTGTGAACAGTTGTGCACCATAGGTGCGGAAAAGGACGAGCTTTAGATTGTCGAGGAAGAAAGAATGCATTGCGCTGAGATCCTGATGCGGGACAATGTTACGGCCCATTCCAGTTGTCTCCAGACGGAGCTGTCGGCATACGTGTCGTAGGGTGGCGAGCTTGAGTAACTGCCGCAGTCTTGCAGTACCCTGAAGGTTAGGGAGTATTATGTGTATGTCTTCCTTTTCGGAATACAGGAAACGGTAGATCATGTTTCGCAGCTCGGCTGATAGTCGGAGGAGAGGACTTTGAGGCTGAAGCTTGATCTTCCCTAGCGGGGTTAGCACACATTTGGTACCTTGACCAAGCAAATAGTTCAACGTACCTTCGTCTGTACTGTTCGGATCTGTGATGTTAGAATATCCCCCCATCTTTGCAGCTGATCGTGCAGGTTGATGATAACACATTGAAATTGAGTGGGTGTGGGCTTAGAATAATGATTTAAATTTAGTTCCGATTTCGATCCATGGTACAGTCCACGGTCTACCCAACAGCGAACCACGCAAAATTACCGTCCCTCAATGACAGCCAATGATACAAGCGATAACTCAGCTTTATGGCAGAAATTTGGATTAGTTACAATCCGGCTGAACAGCCAGCTCATGAGGATTTACAACTTCAGCATCCGTCGCAATCCCAACATCCTTCTTAAACCGCCACAGCCAACTCGGAAAGTCTGCGGGTGTTTGGTTCCACGGATCGTCGCCATCGTACATGATCCATCGTGCTTGGTGCTGGATTTCTTCGTCAGAGGGTATGTGGCAGTTTGGGTTCTTCGGTGATAGTGTTGAGGCTGCCCAGCGTCGCATGTCGCTGTCGAAAATGCGGTAGAAATTAGTGTCGTCCGGAAGCAACGTCCGCAATCGACCATGAACGTCAGTTCGATTTACTGATGTAGATGCGACGGTAGGTGCTTCTGAGAAAGTCGGCAGTGGTGAGAAGATATCAGGAACGTCTTGGGCTGGGAATTGAGTATCAAGCGGTGCCACTGAAGGCTTTAACGGAGATGGTCGTGACCATGATGGTTCGAAGATGGTGTCCAAGTTGAACTCGTTGGTTAGGTCTGTCATACCAACAGTTTCGCAAATTGCTGCTCGTTTCTTAAAGTTTGAAAGCCAGTCCATACCCGAATAGATTCCCTTGACGATCCAATTGGCAAAGACGTCGGATGGTGTACTCGATTCCTGCTCCATCTGCCTTACGATCTGGCATGCCTCGTGATGTAGTTGTGCGTCGTCTAACACTGCACCCGCTACTTTCTGTCTCAAAACAAAGTCCTGTAGATGTGCCTCCATGGGGCACTGCTCGAACAAATGATCTTTGGCAAGTATTCTCAATGGAAAATGCCTGCTCTCGCGGGAAGTTCGTACGGGCTGGAATCTAGCACGCTCAGTGATTCCCGGAGATGACATGATCAAGTCTCGCAGCCATGAAATATCGTGGGGTGCAGTAGTAGTTGTGGGAGAGCTTGTCTCGGCTGCAAAGATGATGCGACACGCCTCAAGCTGTATGGCATCGTTATCAGGCAAATGCCCCTCATTGTCGTAAGTTCTTTGAATAAAGAATTCAATCTCGATCTTGAGCAGTTCGTACGCGTTTGGTGGAGTACCCCATGACGGGTCGCTACCTTTCATCGGGATGAGTGTACTTCTTTCCCAATCGATGAGCTCTAAATGAATTTTAGTTATGTTCATGAGCTCCATTGCAAATCAAATCCTACCTGGGGGAATAGCAGTCTCCACCAAGCGCGTAACAGAGTCGTCAAATCCCCAGTCGCCTTGCCAACTGGCCATTGTAGCGCCGGACTTGAAGTGATCCGCAAGATGATCGGTTCTCTCTAGCCACGTATCCATGATGGTGCCACAAAATCCACAACGAGATCGAACATCAGGTATAGGTAGCATCCAGTGGGCCATTGACCATTCGGCGAATTCAACACCATGCACCAAACGAAGGTGCTGGACAAGATGGTCTTTGCGGTGGAACGTGCGTTCCTCAAGATTCCGCTCTTGGCAGGCCGAATAATGGTGCGCTTCGATATGAGCATCGTCCGGCTCAGTCTCGCCACAGTAGACGCAGCATTGCTCTCCAGGAGACTCTTTTGTTGCTCGGGGGCCTAGAAGTGCACATATCCATTTTTCAAGGGGAAGATGGAGCGACTTTTCATGCCTCTGCCAATCGTATTTAGTCCTGAAGACCTCAGTACAAAATGTGCATTGGTATGGCATAGTGACAAGTGAGGTGGTTTCTTTTCCAAGACACCGCCTGGTGCTAGCTCTCTTCTTACGTGGTGCACGACGTACTTTGAGTGACTTCTGCGACCCCGAAGAGCAATGACCCGAGCATTCGCTGGACTGGGAAGTCCTGGCACTACTTGCTGATGACATCGCGCAAGGCGATTGCCACGGTTGGTTGTACGAAAAGTGCCCGGAACCATTCTCGCCTGCAATCATTGTCAACTATAAGAGTACAGAGTCACGTGTAGGCAGTAGGGGACTCACGGGAAGCCATAGCGCGAGCAATGTCGCCAACAGCTGCAGGCTCATGTTCCGGAGGTGATTCCACCCATCGTTGCATGGGGTCCTTGTAGTCCATAGATGCCCTGACAGCGGGTGTGCCGGGTCGCTGGATGATATCGATCGGGGTCGACGTAGTATGGACTTGAGGTGACGTGGGTCGAACACTCTGCACCTTACCCCGTCGACGAGCATTTGCAAACCAATTGGTCAGCTGCGCTTTGTTCAACCCGGTTCGATTACGGAGAGATTCCATCTGGCTTTCATTGGGGTATGGATGTTGCTCATGTGCTGCAAGCCAGTCTTTCAAAGTGCGGATGACTTCTCTAGAGAATCGACTGCCAAGCTTGGGTCTTGATATCGACAACCCTGGTGTAAAAGGGGATGAAGAAGCTGTAGAATCATTCGAGAGGTTTCGAAGCGGGGTATCGGTAAACCAACGGTCATTATGTTGTGAAGACACTGTATTCGACTCTGTCAATGCTTCTGACAAGGCCGCGAAACTGGCATCATCCAAGACGCAATCGGAACCGAGATGGTGATTTCGGCATGTGAAGAACGGATCAATACCGCCAGCAGAAGTTTCAGTTGTGTGATTCATGTTGATGGGCACCTGGACAGTTCTTTCATGGGAGGTTGGAAGGTTGCGGGGAACTAGGACAATGCCTAAGTCGGCGCCCCAACATGGAAGTCGCGCTAGGTAGGTACAGTACTAGCCGAAAGAAGCAAGGCGCACATGTCAACTACGCCTTGTGGAATGCTCGAAGACGCGGCGGTGACATTGCGTGAAATCATGTCCGTCACCTGAGTACTCACGTTATGCAAACTGTAGGTACTACGAAATCATTCCGGTGTTATTACATATGTAATCGTACGAGAACACTATCTCTATCATTGTTCACATGTTCAAATTGACACACAACTCGCTATTCATAGCCCGTAATGCGTTATTTCCTCTTCGTAGCTTACAACCTTGCGCTCTAAAGCGCTACCTGAACACCAAGCATGGGGAATGTGGTATTGAAGGACAGCAAAGAATATATATACGTGGCGATTGGGACAATTGGGTATTCGGGGGTATACGTGGTGCGCTGGCGGCTGGGAGTCGTCGGGTGTAATAATATTTTTGATGGGACTTTTCGTACGTATGGCGTAAGACGAGACGGCGTGTCAGTATCTGCTCACCTGCATGTGTTAGTACAAGAGCGAGATTTCGAGTAGCGCTTCAGTCTCTTACCGATAGCCTGGGCCTCTCCGGCTGCCTCTCCTTTCGCGGTAGTCATCGTGTTCTTCGATAACCTCGACCACGTCGTCACCTGGTACGCGATGTCGCTCCTCGACAATGATGCTCCTCGCTCTTGTCGGCTGCCTCCTCGCCTCCTCCACGATGATGCGCGACCGGCCGCTGGACGCCCTTGGGCTCCTGCTGACTTCGCGCACTTCTGCCGACCGGCGACGCGAGGACCGACCGCCCTGTGAGTTGCGCCGTCTCCGAACCACAATCTCTTCTTCTCCCGCCATTGCTGTTGTTGCTCTAGTCCTGTTGCTTGTGTTCATGAGCGATTGCAGCAGCCAGCAGATTAGGAGGAAGCCGGCAACGCTGCCCAGAACAATGCCCACGACGGTACCGGGCTCAGGACCAGAGAGGTCGTAGTAGGTGGGTATTATGCTTTGCTGGGTGTATATGATGTTCTGTCGCTTGGCCATTGGCGCTGTTTGGGGCGCATTGAAGGCAACTGCCGGCATGTTGATAGCAGGCTGCCGTGGGTTGAGGCCGCTGTCGCGAGGCGCGATACCGTCTATTTGCGCCGCAAGGCCACTGTAGGTATCACGTAGAACAGGCATTGTGTATATGGCAGTAACTTATGTGACACCGGTCACGAGAACGCGCGCTGACAGTAATGCCGTCGTGCTGAGGGTTGGCTTGTTTGGGCGCCGTCGTCCGGGGGAACGGCAGTTCCCTGCCTGTCTGTGTTGTTGTCCGGAGATGTCGGGCGCTAGCTGTGGGGGAAGTAGATCCAGCGGCGATGATGCACGCACTTGGAAAAAGCAGTGGGATTTAAGATGCAATTGTGCGAATGCCCAT from Pyrenophora tritici-repentis strain M4 chromosome 1, whole genome shotgun sequence encodes the following:
- a CDS encoding AraJ, Arabinose efflux permease; the encoded protein is MTVLSRFLNKKTTEDVHEKGTPDSVTPAGTPPRGNSDTVQATDLEPKGRVPAISIILGAVASIGGFMFGYESGQISGFLEMDDFQSRFGENGKFSAVRSGAIVGLLAVGTLFGCLGSAPLADTFGRRLTISGSAFFYIIGVIIEITSKNVWVQFAMGRFTAGLGIGALSTVVPMYQSESIPKRIRGATVSSYQLFITLGIWTAYMVNYGTEKDYSNSAQWRIPNGLSALWAIILGSTILLLPESPRYAYRKGNVEDARKNMARLNGVDPYSPFIDAQIAEIQEKLEAESAGGDHPWHEIFTGPRMLYRTLLGMVLQAGQQLTGANYFFYYGTTIFAATGLSNSYVTSIILGTVNVVATIFGLWVVENVGRRKAMMAGAAWMAVCLFIYSFIGQYQLDHVNPLSTPQAGNIMIVFTCLFIAAFATTWGPLVWAIVGEMYPARYRATCMGLATKGRSLEEIDTMYVLHVNPITSANWDPSSLQKDGLVDTDRLHMGAGGRTFSKAEQSGGGILEPAERNEVQV
- a CDS encoding Homeobox-KN multi-domain protein, which translates into the protein MNHTTETSAGGIDPFFTCRNHHLGSDCVLDDASFAALSEALTESNTVSSQHNDRWFTDTPLRNLSNDSTASSSPFTPGLSISRPKLGSRFSREVIRTLKDWLAAHEQHPYPNESQMESLRNRTGLNKAQLTNWFANARRRGKVQSVRPTSPQVHTTSTPIDIIQRPGTPAVRASMDYKDPMQRWVESPPEHEPAAVGDIARAMASRENGSGHFSYNQPWQSPCAMSSASSARTSQSSECSGHCSSGSQKSLKVRRAPRKKRASTRRCLGKETTSLVTMPYQCTFCTEVFRTKYDWQRHEKSLHLPLEKWICALLGPRATKESPGEQCCVYCGETEPDDAHIEAHHYSACQERNLEERTFHRKDHLVQHLRLVHGVEFAEWSMAHWMLPIPDVRSRCGFCGTIMDTWLERTDHLADHFKSGATMASWQGDWGFDDSVTRLVETAIPPELIDWERSTLIPMKGSDPSWGTPPNAYELLKIEIEFFIQRTYDNEGHLPDNDAIQLEACRIIFAAETSSPTTTTAPHDISWLRDLIMSSPGITERARFQPVRTSRESRHFPLRILAKDHLFEQCPMEAHLQDFVLRQKVAGAVLDDAQLHHEACQIVRQMEQESSTPSDVFANWIVKGIYSGMDWLSNFKKRAAICETVGMTDLTNEFNLDTIFEPSWSRPSPLKPSVAPLDTQFPAQDVPDIFSPLPTFSEAPTVASTSVNRTDVHGRLRTLLPDDTNFYRIFDSDMRRWAASTLSPKNPNCHIPSDEEIQHQARWIMYDGDDPWNQTPADFPSWLWRFKKDVGIATDAEVVNPHELAVQPDCN